Genomic DNA from Pristiophorus japonicus isolate sPriJap1 unplaced genomic scaffold, sPriJap1.hap1 HAP1_SCAFFOLD_1056, whole genome shotgun sequence:
gataatggagtgaagggttatggggagtgggcagcgaagtgatcttattaaatggcacagcaggtTCGCGTagctaatggcctgctcctgctcctatttcttatctttctTAAAGAGTTAATGAGAGATGCAATCACAATCAGCGTTATTTTTAATCTGAGCATTTTCCCtttgattaattggtcaaatatccagaatattaaactcctgctcagttatagggggaatcaatatcagcagaaagaaaacctaactgtcagaatggacacgattcagtctgggacaacagcagaatccaaaccctgcagtcacttgtgaactcgctggtgtgccagcaggtgtgtttacagagtgaatcccttcccacactgagagcaggtgaatagtcactccccagtgtgaactcgctggtgtatcagcaggttggataatgcagtgaatcccttcccacactcagagcaagtgaatggcctctctccagtgtgaactcgctggtgtgtcagcaggttggataatgcagtgaatcccttcccacactcagaacaagtgaatggcctctctccagtgtgaactcgctggtgtgtcagcaggtgggataaccgagtgaatcccttcccacacacggagcaggtgaatggcctctccccagtgtgaactcgctggtgtgtcagcaggttggctgactgagtgaatcccttcccacacacggagcaggtgaatggcctctctccagtgtgaactcgctggtgtatcagcaggttggatgactgagtgaatcccttcccacacacggagcaggtgaacggcctctccccactgtgaacttgctggtgtgcaaccagatcggatgactgagtgaatcccttcccacagtcagagcaagtGAGCGGCCTCTCTCCATTGTGAActagctggtgcctcagcagggtgAATGaccgcgtgaatcccttcccacactcagagcaggtgaatggcctctccccagtgtgagctcgctggtgtctcagcaggatgcGTGAAGTAGTGAATGCCTTCCCGCActtggagcagatgaacggcctctccccagtgtgaactcgctggtgcctcagcagggtggatgaggtcgtgaatcccttcccacactcagagcaagtgaatggcctctccccagtgtgagatcgctggtgtatcagcaggtgggatgactgagtgaatgccttcccacactcggagcaggtgaatggcctctccccggtgtgaactcgctggtgtgtcagcaggtgggatgactgagtgaatctcttccaacactcagagcaggtgaatggcctctccccagtgttagtGCCCAGATGAACTTCCAGCTCAGATGGGTCATTGAATCTCTTCCCatagtccccatattcccatggtttctccatggtgtgggtgtccttgcgtCTCTCCAGAtgtgatgatcagttgaagcctcgtccacacacagaacacatgtatgGTTTCTTCCCGCTGTCAATCGCGCaatattttttcaggctgtgtaactggttaaagctctttctacACTCAGTGCACTGGAACTCTCACTCggtggtgtgtgtgtctcggtgcttttccagtcagacTGATGATTGAAATCTGtttccacagacagaacagacaaacatttcaccttccactttcaaaggccaatgatattcaggcCCTGATGAATCGAGTAATTccatcagatcttgatgtgatgtttggtttgagtgtcCCGATAACAAATCCTGCCCTTCGAataacctggaaaaggagtttacacaaaTCATTACAGCAAGTAAAGGCCATTAATTCACAACCGACAAATTTAGATTGTATGGAACattatttcctctcttgttcctccaaagctgtaaatccccgttCCATACACTCTTCCCCAATCCCTGTCCTGAAATTGAAGCACGTCGCCCGTCTGAAGGCTGCTTGTCCTCCCTCCCAATtatcatcaccaactctggctgggttcagttctacactcactggttcccctcccctgaatgtgctgactctggctgggttcagttctacactcactggttcccctcccctgaatttgctgactctggctgggtttagttccacactcactggttccgctcccctgaatttgctgactctggctgggttcagttctacactcactggttccgctcctctgaatgtgctgactctggctgggtacagttccggagatgagggtttgtCTCATGAGGATGGGTTGAGCCGATACATGTtgcgattcagaagaatgagatgtaattttattgaaacatacgaTAACGAAGGGGATCGAAaaagtggacgcagagaggatatttccactcatagggattctaaaaccagggggcatagtcgcagaataaggggccgaccgtttaaaaactgagatgaggagaaatttcttcgctcagagggttgcaaatctgtgcaattcgctgcctcagagagctgtggaggctggggacatggaatatatttacggtggtgttggacagatgtttgagcgataagggagtgaagggtgacggggagcgggcggggaagtggagctgagtccatgatcggatcagcccatggtctgactgaatggcggagcatgactccagggggccaaatggcccgctcctgctcctatttcttctgttctggtGGGATAATAACCCTGGGGGACTgtccatggggattgtaacccagggagagaacagctctggggctttcgtCTTACAATTGTCTGGGACGTAAGCCGTGAGCTGAGCCCAGAGCAGTGCCtttaggagagatggtgagaaatccgaggtgttgaGACAATAAAATGACACAAAGTTGTTGCTGCAGCCAGGCGGACCGGTTAGAAACAAGACCCTGACGCAACTCACTTcgctcctgcaccaagatggccacgcatgcgcgttGCGGGTCAGCGAATAAAGATGGCGGAGGGGTCCGACTGATCgtcctgcacaaagatggccgccgtcagCCCGCGGCCCGAGAGCGGGAGAAAGCCCCGGAAGCTGCAGCCGCCGACAttgcggttattattccgggcttccggcggccaCCGGTTGTTTACCAAGCCTCCCCGCTCAACCGCTGCGCCATTGCTCCGTTGCGACCCGCTGAAAACGAGTTATTTTCCGAGAGCACACGTTCACTGCGTCCTCTCCGCCATTGCACGATGCCGCGCATGCACCGAACACAGACGGGTCCCCGCGCCTGCGCACCGGGCCCCCTGTAGTCTGGGCTGGGCACATTCTCTGTCGCCGCGAATGCTGGGTAAATATGCCGCCATGGATAATCACCCCCCCATTAGTAAATTGAAGGTATTTActatgattgcattgggcactgaaccatgttcattctggcagttcgACTATGATTCTGCTGGTCTtcatcaccacccccaccccccccccacccaccaccattcCTGAGCTTGAGATTAATACTCTGGATAAATAGTGAATACACCAGCTTGTTTCAAACAAGGTGTGTCGAATAATTGATTTATCCATAATCATCACCGgcaaaggtcatagaaacatagaaacatagaaaataggtgcaggagcaggccattcagcccttctaacctgcaccgccattcaatgagttcatggctgaacatgaaacttcagtaccctcttcctgctttctcaccataccccttgatcccccgagtagtaaggacttcatcgaactcctatttgaatatatttagtgaattagcctcaactactttctgtgggagagaattccacaggttcaccactctctgggtgaagaagtttctcctcatctcggtcctaaatggcttcccccttatcctcagactgtgacccccatggttctggacttccccaacattgggaacattctttctgcatctaacctgtctaaacccgtcagaattttaaaggtttctatgaggtcacctctcattcttctgaactccagtgaataaaagcccagctgatccagtctttcttgataggtcagtcccaccatcccgggaatcagtctggtgaaccttcgctgcactccctcaatagcaagaatgtccttcctcaagttaggagaccaaaactgtacacaataatccaggtgtggcctcaccaaggccctgtacaactgtagcaacacctccctgcccctgtactcaagtcccctcgctatgaaggccaacatgccatttgttttcttaaccgcctgctgtacctgcatgccaaccttcaatgactgatgtaccatgacacccaggtctcgttgcaccttcccttttcctaatctgtcaccattcagataatagtctgtctctctatttttaccaccaaagtggataacctcacatttatccacattatacttcatctgccatgcagttacccactcacctaacctatccaagtcactctgcagcctaatagcatcctcctcgcaggtcacactgccacccaacttagtgtcatccgcaaatttggagatactacatttaatcccctcgtccctggaactcgaggaagacttgcttccacccgaaagcaagttctttggtggttgaacagtccaacccgagagccacagaccctgtcacaggttggacagatattcgtcggggaaaGTTGggcgtggcactgatttaccacacgctccttccgctgcctgcggctGACCTCTTCAAGCTTGCAGCATTGAGATTTGAacagctcaatgccctcctggatgcactttctccacctagggtggtcttcggccaaggtctccACAGCGTTAGTGCTAATGTCGCACtgcaccagggaggttttgagggtgtccttgtaatgtttctactGCCCACCATTGTCTCATTTGCTCtgtaggagctccgcatatagcagttgcttagggagtctcgtgtctggcatgcgaactaagtggccagcccagcaaagctgatcgagtgtggttggtgcttcaacgctggggatgttgacctgggcaaggacactggtgatggtgcatctgtcctcccaggggatctgcaggatcttgcggagacatcgttggtgatatatctccagtgacttgatgtgtcttctgtaagtcgtccatgcctctgatccgtacaggagggtgagtattactgcagccctgcagaccatgggtTTCgtcgtagatttgagggcctggtcttcgaacaaatGTGGGTACAGTACCCCCAGAAACACTTACAATCAGGGGAAATCTTATCGAAAGGAGAAGCAAACACTTATTGTGTACTCCTGACTGGTCGAGATATTCCTCTccttgttgacaagggtaaattgactaaacgaggctTAATTAACATACCTATGttccctcccacaggaattctcccCAAAATGGCAACTTCCCAACTCGTGCTGGCCagactctgtgtctcgttatctgtggctgtgctacttccatcctcaaacacagcatgggatggccgtacagggtggtggttagctaacactgatcgtacacaAGACAATTACTAACCTTCCTTCCACTGCAGACCTAACTCTGATCGTTGTcgtactcgtcgcgttattactgcttGAATGTATTCTAAGGTGTAGATTGCGGCCGTTGCTT
This window encodes:
- the LOC139241369 gene encoding zinc finger protein with KRAB and SCAN domains 7-like, whose protein sequence is MEKPWEYGDYGKRFNDPSELEVHLGTNTGERPFTCSECWKRFTQSSHLLTHQRVHTGERPFTCSECGKAFTQSSHLLIHQRSHTGERPFTCSECGKGFTTSSTLLRHQRVHTGERPFICSKCGKAFTTSRILLRHQRAHTGERPFTCSECGKGFTRSFTLLRHQLVHNGERPLTCSDCGKGFTQSSDLVAHQQVHSGERPFTCSVCGKGFTQSSNLLIHQRVHTGERPFTCSVCGKGFTQSANLLTHQRVHTGERPFTCSVCGKGFTRLSHLLTHQRVHTGERPFTCSECGKGFTALSNLLTHQRVHTGERPFTCSECGKGFTALSNLLIHQRVHTGE